TAGCAGCCACTCTGTCTAATGCTGCTGCTGTGGTAGAAAAAGTGCCATGTACTGGGTTTCCATTATCATCCCAGCCGCCAGTTGAACGCGGGAAAAGTTCATACCAAGAGCTAAAAAGAGCAGTACGACGATCGGTTTTTATTTTTAATTCCGGGCCTTTTGTCAGTAGCTCACGCACCGGAGTGAGCGCTAAAATACTTAAAACCTCAACACTTAATGCGGGTGCAACTCTCGTTCTTAGCGGTTTATCGCTGCGCAAAGAACGAGCAACTTCTGCAAGTGTTTTTTGCGTAGTTTTGGCTTTGGCATTGTTGGCCGCTTTGTCAAAAAGTTGTGCGCCATGTGCTAGATCATTGCTTAATTCTGCCGGGCTTTGGCCAGCTTCAATTTTAGTAATTACCGCGTGTCGCCACGTGGCCATGGGGTCACTCCAGGCGTCGATACGGAAACGATATTCGCCTGGAATATCTGGAACAAAACCACCGTAGACACGATCAACATCGTATTCATCAACAACCATGGTGGTGCGCACTGTTTTTTCAAAACGAGATCCCTTTGGGCCGGTCACATTTAAAGTGGCAGCGATGGCATCGTGGCCTTCGCGCCATACCAGTGCAGAAATAGGGATATATTCGCCAACAACAGCCTTACTTGGGGTAGAGCCGTGGGAAATAGTAGGACGAATATCTTCGATAGCGAGGCGTCCGGTCACAGGGGTACTTCCTTACATCTGTCGTGATCTCTTTATGCGCATAACACATGTGAACCTGAACATGAGGATAGTCAAGCAAACGGATATACACCGGATTAGTGAGGAATCCGTCAGTAAAACTGCTTATCGACGATAGTTATCAGTATATTTGTGGTGTTTCACCCCTGGTTTACCCAATAAAAAATATATAAAGAGCACTGTCATAAGGAATCGCTGTGTCACTTCCACACGAAAGCGTAGCTATCGGTCATTATTGGAGACATGACTGCCACGAATTCTGCTACCCCGAAGCCTTATGTATCGCGCTTTGTTGATGAAGAACGCGATCCTGATCTACTTATTGATTTTGAACAAGTGGAGTTTATCCGTAGCGGTAATAAAATCTTAGGGCCGATCAATTGGAAAGTAGAGCTTGACGAACGCTGGGTCATTATTGGTCCTAATGGGGCAGGAAAAACCACTTTGATCCGCATAGCGGCAGCAGAAGAATATCCGTCGAAAGGTAAAGCCTGGATTATGGGTGAGCGGGTAGGAAAAACCGATATGCGCGATTTACGCACCATGATTGGCATGTCTTCAGCAGCTTTAGGAAATCGCATTCAAGATACTGAACGAGTAAAAGACTTAGTTATCTCAGCAGGATATGCCATTTTAGGGCGCTGGCGTGAAGAATATGAGGAACTTGATTTTGATCGAGCAAACAACATCCTAGAACAAGTTGGTGCACTCCACCTCGCAGATCGCAACTGGGGAACACTAAGCGAAGGGGAACGCAAACGGGTGCTAGTAGCTCGCGCATTAATGGCAAACCCAGAACTTTTGCTTCTCGACGAACCAAGCGCAGGTATGGATCTTGGAGGACGCGAGGATCTAGTTAGTTATCTCAATCAACTAGCCCTTGACGCGGATTCACCAGCGATTGTGATGATTACCCATCATGTGGAAGAAATCCCAGAAGGTTTTACGCACGCCATGCTCTTAGATGAAGGAACCGTGGTTGCTCAAGGGCTCATCGATGATGTGATGACAAGCGAAAACCTTACTAAAGCCTTCCACCAGCAGATTGCCGTGGATAAGATTGACGGACGATATTTTGCCCGCCGCAGTAGGATCCCTGGCCAACATCGTCGATAAGCATGAACCATGTCTGCGTTGTAGATAAAAGTCGATAGGATAGGAACAATGTCGGCAATGCAGCCAGTTCAAGGCCTTGGCGGGCGCAAGCTCGCCGTAACAGTACTTATGATCCGCGATACCGCACATGGATTAGAGGTATACGTTCAAGAACGTGTTTCATCGATGCCTACTTTTCCTAACACAACGGTATTTCCCGGCGGTGGGGTAGATCTACGTGACTTTGAGGAACAATACTGTAGTGACGGTAGCGTGTATAACATTTGGGGTAAAGCAGACGTTGAGCAATGGGCGAACCGGCTTCACACCACCAATGAGTATGCACGTGGATTAATTGGCGGCGCGGTGCGTGAGCTATTTGAAGAAACCGGTACCTTGGTCGCCGCCCATGCCGATGGTCGACTCATTGATGATGCTACCGCATACCATAAACAGCGCGTGGCACTAGAAAATCATTCCTTATCATTGGTACAGATGCTAGCCGAAAATAATCTCATTATTCGTTCTGATCTTTTATTCCCATTTGCCCGTTGGGTATCTGGGGTAGAAGAAAATCACCACTTTGATGTCTATAGCCTGCTAGCAATTCAAGTACCTGGCCAAGAACCTGATGGAAATAACCGAGAAGTTTCATCCACCGGTTGGTTTCCACCAGCACTTATTTTAGACGGTTGGCGTGCTGGCCTGCTTAACTTGGTCTTACCCACGTGGGCACAACTATTACAACTTTCTCACTACACATGTGTTGCTGAGGTTATTGCCGATACACCTACTTTTGACCTCACCCCAATAATCGGTACCCCAGTAGAGGATGCACGCTACCAAGAGTTTTTCACCCATACTCCAGTGAGGCGGTTTTAATATGAGCTATACCCCACACGAGGTTCGTTTTTTATTAGCACACAAAAATGAAATTCAGGCCATAAGCGAGCAACTAGAATTAAGCTCACACAGCCAATTAAAAGATCTTGATCAGCTACGAAGCCGTTTTGGTGAGTACGCCCGAGCAGTTATGGAGCTTATTCAAGCACGTAAAAAAGCCGCAACAAAACTACCTAAGCAGTGGCTTATGTGCCATGAATCAGCACAACAAGCTACCGCACTAGCAGTCGCTCAGATACGCATGCAGCGCCTAGCGCAGTATACCCACCGCGTACACGATGTGACCTGCTCTATTGGTACCGAAGGTGCAGCAGCTACCGCAGCTGGACTTGAATACCACGGAAGCGATCTAGATTTTTCGCGAATACTCATGGCTAGAAATAATGTGCCCGCCGGCCTATACAGTTGCGCCGATGCTACTGTACCGGCAGCATCAGGTGCAGAGGTTATTATTGCAGATCCTGCTCGCCGCAGCCATGGTCGGCGTATTAGCTCACCCGAAGATCTATTACCACCATTACCAACGCTTATCGACGCTTGGGGCACGACACCTATGGCTATTAAATGCGCGCCGGGATTAGATTTTAGATTTTGGAATGGACTCGTGAGTCTGGTCAGTGTTGATGGTGGAGTAAAAGAAGCTTGCTTATATTCACCAGAACTGGTGGCTGATAAGTTACGTCGGGAAGCTGTAGTAATAAAAGTATCCGGGCAGTATCGTATTGACGATAGCTATGAGGATGAGATTATCGTCGATAAGCCTGGAAAATATATTGTGGATCCTGATGGTGCAATTGTGCGTGCTGGGTTGGTGCGACATTATGGCCACCGAGAGAACCTATGGATGCTTGATGAACACATTGCCTATCTTTCTGGTGATCAATTACCCGCTGGCACGAGTGGATTTGAGTTCATTGAATCTGTCTCATTGAAAAAACTTAAATCGGCTTTAGCTGCCCATGGGTGTGGTAGCCTAGAAATTTTGGTTCGGGGAGTCTATATTGATCCCGATCAACTCCGCAAAAAGCTGAAGCTTTCTGGAAACCGAGCAATGGCAGTAGTGATTGCTCGAATTGCTCACTCGGCGGTAGCTATGATTTGTAATTCACGTACAGCAGCTGTTCCGTTGCCGTAGCAGTTCCATTAGACTCTCAAGACGGAATTAGAAAAAACTTGGAAAGGTGCTTTTATGCCCGCAATTGTGGTTCTGGTTAAACATGTACCAGACACTTGGTCTACACGCACTCTTGAGGCCGATTTCACCCTTGACCGAGAAGGCGTTGATGAAGTTATCGACGAGGTTAATGAGTTTGGTGTAGAACAGGCACTGCGTATTAAAGAAGCACACCCGGAATACCGCGTGGTGGCTTTGACCGCCGGTGGCGCTGCTGCTGATGAGGCGCTACGTAAGGCCTTAGCAATGGGCGCGGATCAAGCCGTACACCTTAACGATCCAGCATTAGCCGGCTCAGATGTACTAGGTACTGCGTGGGCATTGGTACATGCAATTAATACCATCGAAGACGTACAGTTGATTATTAGTGGTGTGGCTAGTTCGGATGGTTCTATGGGCGCACTGCCCGGTATTATTAGCGAATATCGGCAACAGCCAGCGTTAACTTCACTAAAATCAGTAGCGGTGAATGGCACAACTATTACCGGTGTACGAGAAACTGCTGCTGGCGATTATGAGCTTAGCGCTACCTTGCCTGCTATTGTGAGCATAACGGATAAAGCCGATAAACCGCGTTTTGCTAATTTCAAAGGCATTATGGCAGCTAAAAAAGCAGAGGTCACACAGCTTACTCTTGCCGATATTGGCGTTGATCCTGCGCACGTTGGTTTGGCTCATGCAGCAACTGCAGTGGTAGCAGCAACTAAACGTCCAGCACGTGTTGCCGGTGAAGTGGTACGAGCAGATGCTGCTACCGCAGCTAAGAAAATTGCCGAATACCTTAGTGAACTGGGATAAGGGGAATACTTATGAATGCTTATGTTTTAGTTGAGCACCTAGCAGGTACGCTTTCTCCAGTTACCGGTGAACTTATTACGGCAGCCAAAGTTTTTGGTGAAGTCACCGCAGTTGTTGTCGGTGATGCTACACCCTATCTGGAACAGCTGCGTGAACTAGGTGCAAGTAGCATCGTTGGTGCACATTGTGCTGATATTGACCAGCGATTAGTGCTACCAGAAACCGATGCGCTACACGCCCTTGCCGCTCAAACCCCAGCGCCAATTATTATTGCTGCGGGAGCTACTGGTAATGAGATCGCCGGCAGACTAGCCGCACGTTTGGCTTCTGGAGTGCTTTGCGATGTAGTTGGCATTAATCCTGATCGCAGCGCAAAGATGTCTATTTTTGGCGACAGTATTGAGATTTCTGCCGCCGTAGGTGGAACCAGCCCTATTTACACGCTTCGTCCTGGAGCTATTGCCGCTGACCCAACCCCTGGTGCTGGTGCACTCAGTAATTTTGATCTACCATCTGCTGGGGTAAAAGATGTCCAAGTTTTAAGCTTTAGCCCGGCAGAAGCTGGCGATCGGCCGGATCTTGCGCAAGCAAAGGTGGTTATTGCTGGTGGACGTGGTCTTGATGGAGAAGAAGGTTTTCAGAACCTTGCTGAACCACTTGCCGACACTCTAGGTGGGGCAGTTGGGGCAACCCGTGATGCTGTTGATTTGGGTTGGTACCCACAACAATTCCAAATTGGCCAAACTGGCGTTACTGTTAGCCCAGATATTTATATTGGTTTGGGTATCTCTGGTGCTATTCAGCACACTTCGGGTATGCAAACCGCTAAAAAGATCATTGTTATCAACAGCGACGAGGATGCTCCATTTTTCCAGATCGCTGATTTAGGTGTAGTCGGCGATGTACACGAAATTGTGCCACTATTAATGAATGAACTCAGCTAAGTTGGTATATCTCGATCACGCAGCCACCACACCTTTACGTGAGGTGGCTCGCCAGGCGTGGTTGGAAGCTGCAGTGTGTGTGAATCCAGCTGGCCAGTACGCCTCGGCGAGAAAAGCTCGCAGCTATCTTGATACCGCGCGGGAAAAGATCGCTGCTGCGCTAGGCTGTGAACCCATTGAGGTGATTTTCACTAGCTCAGGTACAGAAGCCAATAACATTGGCGTGTTGGGTTTTTATCGAGGTGGTCGTATTGTGACCACCGAGATTGAGCATCCTTCGGTAGCGGAAGCGGTGAGTCATGCTCAGCAAAAAGGGGCAGAAATAGCCTATTTAGGTATTAACAACCAAGGTGTAGTTACCGATTTATCAGCGCTTGAGATACCTGCCGATGTTGTGTGTTGTATGTGGGCAAACAATGAAACTGGTGCGATTCAACCCATAGAAAAAGTGGTAGCTGCTGCTGAAAACTTAGCTAAAGAAAGTGGCATTACCATCCCAGTTCATGTTGATGCGGTACAGATTGTTGGTCATGAATCTGTAAACTTCTCAGCGCTTGGTGCCACGACACTTGCTGCTAGTGCACACAAGTTTGGTGGTCCTCGGGGAGTAGGCATACTTTTAGCGAAACGTTCGCCTGCACCTGGGCCAGTAAGCTTTGGTGGTAAACAAGAACGTGGGATTCGCTCGGGCACAGTAGACGTTGCTGGTGCTTATGCCACTGCTATTGCTTTAGAAGAAGCTTGTGCTGAATTATCCGCAGAACGAAAGCGTCTTAGTACATTGCGCGATAAATTGTGGCGGGAAATAAGTACTATCTCCGAGGTTCGTCGGTTTACCCCAATGAATGATAATTTAGCTGGTCATCTACATGTGGCTTTTCCCGGTGCTGAAGGCGATAGCTTGATTATGCTGCTTGATCAGCGTGGGATTGAAGTTTCCACAGGATCGGCATGCCATAACGGAGTAAATTCGGCCAGCGAAACGTTATTGGCCATGGGAATAGATGAAAAAACCGCCCGCAGTGCAGTGCGTTTTACCTTAGGACGCACGACCACAGACGAAGACATCGACTTGGTGCTACAGCATATTGGTGAAGTGACTCGCCTAGCACGTCAAGCTGGGATGGCCTAGCTTTAAAAAACTGTGATGATAGCTTCTTAAAGCCAGGCAATCATTTTTAGCTGTCCTAGAAGATTTTGCTAGGACAGTTCTTTTTTAGGAAGAAGACTCCGCGATTTTTTGGTCTTTTTCACTGAGTGGTTCATTTTCTAAACCGAATGCGCGGGCAAAGGTTGGCCAGGAAGC
This DNA window, taken from Corynebacterium kutscheri, encodes the following:
- a CDS encoding cysteine desulfurase family protein, with translation MNSAKLVYLDHAATTPLREVARQAWLEAAVCVNPAGQYASARKARSYLDTAREKIAAALGCEPIEVIFTSSGTEANNIGVLGFYRGGRIVTTEIEHPSVAEAVSHAQQKGAEIAYLGINNQGVVTDLSALEIPADVVCCMWANNETGAIQPIEKVVAAAENLAKESGITIPVHVDAVQIVGHESVNFSALGATTLAASAHKFGGPRGVGILLAKRSPAPGPVSFGGKQERGIRSGTVDVAGAYATAIALEEACAELSAERKRLSTLRDKLWREISTISEVRRFTPMNDNLAGHLHVAFPGAEGDSLIMLLDQRGIEVSTGSACHNGVNSASETLLAMGIDEKTARSAVRFTLGRTTTDEDIDLVLQHIGEVTRLARQAGMA
- a CDS encoding ABC transporter ATP-binding protein, translated to MTATNSATPKPYVSRFVDEERDPDLLIDFEQVEFIRSGNKILGPINWKVELDERWVIIGPNGAGKTTLIRIAAAEEYPSKGKAWIMGERVGKTDMRDLRTMIGMSSAALGNRIQDTERVKDLVISAGYAILGRWREEYEELDFDRANNILEQVGALHLADRNWGTLSEGERKRVLVARALMANPELLLLDEPSAGMDLGGREDLVSYLNQLALDADSPAIVMITHHVEEIPEGFTHAMLLDEGTVVAQGLIDDVMTSENLTKAFHQQIAVDKIDGRYFARRSRIPGQHRR
- a CDS encoding NUDIX hydrolase is translated as MSAMQPVQGLGGRKLAVTVLMIRDTAHGLEVYVQERVSSMPTFPNTTVFPGGGVDLRDFEEQYCSDGSVYNIWGKADVEQWANRLHTTNEYARGLIGGAVRELFEETGTLVAAHADGRLIDDATAYHKQRVALENHSLSLVQMLAENNLIIRSDLLFPFARWVSGVEENHHFDVYSLLAIQVPGQEPDGNNREVSSTGWFPPALILDGWRAGLLNLVLPTWAQLLQLSHYTCVAEVIADTPTFDLTPIIGTPVEDARYQEFFTHTPVRRF
- a CDS encoding THUMP-like domain-containing protein, which gives rise to MSYTPHEVRFLLAHKNEIQAISEQLELSSHSQLKDLDQLRSRFGEYARAVMELIQARKKAATKLPKQWLMCHESAQQATALAVAQIRMQRLAQYTHRVHDVTCSIGTEGAAATAAGLEYHGSDLDFSRILMARNNVPAGLYSCADATVPAASGAEVIIADPARRSHGRRISSPEDLLPPLPTLIDAWGTTPMAIKCAPGLDFRFWNGLVSLVSVDGGVKEACLYSPELVADKLRREAVVIKVSGQYRIDDSYEDEIIVDKPGKYIVDPDGAIVRAGLVRHYGHRENLWMLDEHIAYLSGDQLPAGTSGFEFIESVSLKKLKSALAAHGCGSLEILVRGVYIDPDQLRKKLKLSGNRAMAVVIARIAHSAVAMICNSRTAAVPLP
- a CDS encoding electron transfer flavoprotein subunit alpha/FixB family protein, which produces MNAYVLVEHLAGTLSPVTGELITAAKVFGEVTAVVVGDATPYLEQLRELGASSIVGAHCADIDQRLVLPETDALHALAAQTPAPIIIAAGATGNEIAGRLAARLASGVLCDVVGINPDRSAKMSIFGDSIEISAAVGGTSPIYTLRPGAIAADPTPGAGALSNFDLPSAGVKDVQVLSFSPAEAGDRPDLAQAKVVIAGGRGLDGEEGFQNLAEPLADTLGGAVGATRDAVDLGWYPQQFQIGQTGVTVSPDIYIGLGISGAIQHTSGMQTAKKIIVINSDEDAPFFQIADLGVVGDVHEIVPLLMNELS
- a CDS encoding electron transfer flavoprotein subunit beta/FixA family protein, producing MPAIVVLVKHVPDTWSTRTLEADFTLDREGVDEVIDEVNEFGVEQALRIKEAHPEYRVVALTAGGAAADEALRKALAMGADQAVHLNDPALAGSDVLGTAWALVHAINTIEDVQLIISGVASSDGSMGALPGIISEYRQQPALTSLKSVAVNGTTITGVRETAAGDYELSATLPAIVSITDKADKPRFANFKGIMAAKKAEVTQLTLADIGVDPAHVGLAHAATAVVAATKRPARVAGEVVRADAATAAKKIAEYLSELG